The segment CCAAAGGAAACATTGGCCCTGTTAGTTGAAGGCCTACGGTCGATTTGAGGCGCAATCGCGATAACCATTCGCAGAAGATGACGAAATCTTGTGCGCGGAAACCATCCAAAACCTTCGTGCAAAAGCAACGAGCCCTACTGCGCCGCAGTCAATGCCTTGGGCCCAATAAGAAACGCATATGCGCTGTGTTCGACGCTCAGATTTGCCCGTTGGATACACGATGATTTCAGATGCAATGCGCCTGAACGCGCTTGTCGGAACACCCGAATTGGGGATAGAAACGCGCCATGATGACACGCTATACCCGACGCAGTTTTATCACTGCGATAACGTCGGTGGCCGCATCTGCGGCGCTGCCTGCGCTGGCCAATGCACCACTTACGTCGTTGCGTCCGGCGGCGCGCGGCGAAGGTTTCCTGCAACGAACCGTCATCCCGGTCGAAACTTTGGTGAGCAAGGCGCGTTTAGACGGCGCTGTCGGATTTGCCGTGGCGGACGTGGCAACGGGACGAACCCTGGAGGATCTGAGTGGCGACCGGGGGTTGCCACCTGCCAGCGTGGCCAAGGCGCTAACAGCGTCATATGCGCTGGAAACACTGGGGACGGAGCACAAGTTTGTGACCGAAGTCGTGGCGGTCGGCGGTGTGGTTGATGGGGTGGTCCAAGGCGATCTGGTACTGGCGGGAGGTGGTGATCCAACGCTGGACACTGATGGCTTATCGCGGTTGGCGGCGGGTCTGAAAGAGGCCGGGATCCGCGAAGTGCGCGGCGATTTTCGGGTTTGGGGCGGACTGCTGCCATATACTCCGACCATCGACGCCGAACAGCCGGACCATGTCGGATATAGCCCGGCGGTATCTGGCCTGAGTCTGAACTACAATCGGGTGCATTTCGAATGGCGGCGCGGCAGCAACGGCTATGCGGTTAGCATGGATGCAAGATCTGCGACCTATCGGCCTGACGTGACCATGGCGCGCATGCAGATCGTTGAGCGCAAGGCGCCACTCTATACCTACAAGGATTTTGGTGGGCGCGACGATTGGACAGTCGCCAAGGGCGCGTTGGGCAAGGGTGGCGCACGATGGTTGCCAGTGCGTCAGCCTGAACTTTATGCGGGGCAGGTGTTTCAAACCTTTGCTGGATCGCATGGCATCAAGCTGGGCGCGCCGAAAAAGACCGCGACCCGGCCGGACGGGGACGTCGTGGCGCAGCTTGACAGCGCGCCGCTGCGGATCATCTTGCGGGATATGCTGAAATGGTCAACCAACCTGACCGCGGAAATGGTCGGTATGGCGACCACGTTGAAACGCCTGGGCAGTGTCGCGTCGCTGCGAGAGTCAGCGCAGGCGATGAATGATTGGGCGCACGACACGATGGGTTTGCAGCATGTGGCGCTGGTGGATCATTCCGGGCTGGGCGATGACAGCCGTGTTGCGGCCTCGGACATGATGGCCGCGCTGATAGATGTTCGCAAACGACTGGACCTTAAGCCTTTGCTCAAGTCGTTTGCGCTGCGCGACGCCAACCGCAAGGTGGTCTCGGACCACCCGCTCAAGGTACAGGCCAAAACCGGGACGTTGAATTTTGTCAGTGGATTGGCCGGGTTCGTTGATCTACCTGATGGGACGGAATTGGCTTTCGCCATTTTTGCGGCAGACATGCCTCGTCGCGACACGCTGACCCGCGCACAGCGGGAACGGCCCGAAGGTGCTTCGGCGTGGAACAGCCGGGCCAAAACATTGCAGCAGGGACTGATTGAGCGTTGGGGAACGCTCTACCATGGCTGAGGTGCCGAGCTTAGCGCGCCCCCTTATCGGCGTCCGCTCGGCCAAGTGCGCCAAACTATACGGCACCGAGAATGGGCAACAGGCAGAGCAACAGGGCAGCCGCAATTGTATATGTGAAACGGTTCATAATTGTCTCCGAAAAAAAGCGTAAAAATCGTTCAGGCGAAAATTGCCTGATCTCTAAATAGCATAGCACAAGGGTCTTTGTCAGTAGGGGAAACCCGACCTGATCGGCGCGGGAAGGATGGTATCAGGCGCGCAGATGGCGAACGCGGGCGCTGCGCTCGATAGCGGCAGCATGCAGGCGGTCGAGGTCCAGCTCGTAACGGATTTCCTCGAGCAGGCGCAATTCGCTGTCGTCCAGCATGCCATCGGCAGCCGCCACATCGCAGGCCAGCGCATAGGCGGTTTCAAACAGCCGTTCGGGTAGATTGTCGCGGATCAGGCCAAAGAGCGCGTCAAGCCCGTCTTCTTGTTCGAGCAGGTCGAACACCATCTGCGCCATGATGCTCATGCGGTCCCCGTCATAGCCGACGAAAATCGGCAGATGGTCGACGACAGACTGGATGACGATCAATTCGACTGTGCGCATCTCTTCGTCTGAGGCCGAGACGGCGATCATCAGCGCAACGAGGCAGTCCTGCGGGCTCATCGGGTGTTCGAACTGATCGGGCAAGGGCGTGCCTTTCTATGGCTGATGCATCTGATTTCGCTGCCGCAGAGAATATTGACCCTGCCGCGTCGCCACAATAGGTAGCGGTCGCACAACGTCCGCGCAATGCTGCGCGAAAAAGGAGTACCCGGAATGTCCGAATTGCGCGATGCCGCTATGACCTCGAAGGCCTGGCCCTTTGAAGAGGCACGCCGGGTGCTGAAACGGTACGAGAAGGCACCACCCGAAAAGGGATATGTGCTGTTCGAGACCGGATACGGCCCGTCGGGTCTGCCCCATATCGGCACGTTTGGCGAGGTAGCGCGTACGACGATGATCCGCCAGGCGTTTCAGCTGATTTCGGACATCCCGACGCGGTTGATTTGCTTTTCAGACGATATGGACGGGATGCGCAAGGTCCCAGAAAATGTTCCAGACCCGCGGCAGTTGGACGAGCATCTGCAAAAGCCGCTGACATCTGTGCCGGACCCGTTTGGGACACATGACAGCTTTGGCGCGCATAACAATGCGATGTTGCGGCGGTTTCTGGACACTTTTGGGTTCGAATACGAGTTCATTTCAGCGACGGAATTTTATGCCAGCGGCCAGTTCGATGAAATTCTGCTGCGCTGCGCCGAGCGGTATGACGAACTGATGGCGATCATGCTGAAATCGTTGCGTGATGAGCGTCAGCAAACTTATTCGATCTTTCTGCCGATCCATCCCGAGACGGGGCGCGTGCTGTATGTGCCAATCAAGAACGTCGATGCCGCCAAGGGCGAGATTACGTTCGACGATCAGGACGGGCGTGAATGGACGCTTCCGCTCACTGGAGGCAAGGTCAAGCTGCAGTGGAAGCCGGATTTCGGCGCCCGCTGGGCCGCGCTGGGCGTCGATTTCGAGATGTACGGCAAGGATCACAGCACTAATACGCCGATCTATGACGGGATCTGCCGGACGCTGGGCGTCAAGGCGCCAGAGCATTTCACCTATGAGCTGTTCCTTGACGATCAGGGGCAGAAGATCAGCAAATCCAAGGGCAACGGGCTGTCGATCGACGAATGGCTGACCTATGCGAGCACCGAGAGCCTGTCCTATTTTATGTATCTCAAGCCCAAGACGGCCAAGCGGATGCATTTTGATGTGATCCCAAAGGCGGTTGATGAATACCATCAACAGTTGCGGGCCTATGTGACGCAGGATGCGGCGGCGCGGGTCAACAATCCGGTGTGGCATATCCACGGCGGCAAAGTACCTGAATCGAAGATGGTGGTGCCGTTTGCGATGTTGCTGAACCTCGCGTCGGTGTCCGGGGCCGAGGACAAAGAGACGCTTTGGGGCTTTATCCGCCGCTATGCGCCTGACGCAAGCCCCCAGACTCATGCTGATCTGGATCAGGCCGCAGGCTTTGCCGTGCGCTATTATCAGGATTTTGTGAAGCCAGCCAAAGTGTTCCGTGCGCCTGACGAAAAAGAAGCGGCAGCGATGCGCGATCTGGTCGAGCGGCTGCGCGCTTACGATGGCCCGGTCGAGGACGAGGCACTGCAATCCATCGTCTTTGCCGTTGGGAAAGAACATGGGTTCGAACCGCTTCGTGACTGGTTCAAGGCGCTTTACGAGGTGCTTTTGGGAGCGAGCCAAGGTCCGCGCTTTGGCGGGTTTGTGGCGCTTTACGGCATCAAGGACAGCATCGCGTTGATCGAAAATGCGCTAAACTAGGTTCGGACAGGCTGCGCTTTGACCAAAGGCGCGGTCGCATTACCTTATTCTACATTCTTTGATGTGGAGAGAGTGATGCGTGGTTTCATGATTGGTTTGATAATGGCGGCCCTGTTCAGCGGAGCAGCCTTGGCCCAGACTTCGGACAATGCCGAGATTCAAGGTACGATCCGTTCGCAGATAGATGCCTTTCTGGCGGATGATCTGGACAGAGCTTTTGGTTATGCCAGCCCGACAATTCAGGGGTTGTTTGGATCGGCTGGTAATTTTGGCAAGATGGTTCAACAAGGGTATCCGATGGTCTGGCGGCCCGACGACGTCCGCTTTGGTTCGCTGCGCCAGATTGAGGGCAATATGTGGCAGCAGGTGATCGTGCGTGACGGGCAGGGCATGACCCATGTTTTGGACTACCAAATGGTGATGCAGGACGGGGAATGGCGCATTGGTGGTGTGCAGATACTGCAACAGCCTGAAGTCTCTGCCTGAGCGCTACGCCAACTTTCGGGGTTTGATCCGGCCTGCGCGTTCTTATCTGGCCGGGCGCGGTATCGCGGCGAAGATGCAACACCGACCGTTACGGTGGTGTCGGACGGCGTTAACCCGGCGGCACTAGGTCTTTTTCCAAAGCGGGGGCACCCCCTGTTGCGTGAGGAAAGGGACAGCAATGAACAAGGCGATTACCGAGGGCGTGGTGTTTATGCCAACGACGTTTGGCGAAGGACTGAGCGTCTGGTCGCGCGGGGACGGCGTGCCGGGGTCGAACACCTATGCCAGCCTCGCGACGGCGGCGTATGTCCCGGCAGATCAGGATTTTGCCGGTTGTCTTGAACTGCAAAAGACCGACGCTGTGCAGAAGCTCCGCTATATGGGTCAAACCGCGATTCTGCCGGGTTGCTATCTGCGGGTGACGGCGCGCGTCAAAGTGATCTCGGGGAATTTGCCGGCCGTGCGGATTGCGGGCTGGGCCGGGACCTCGGGCGGCGGTCATGTCGCGGGGCTGACCGAGGTCGGGCCGTCCACGGCGCTGACTGGCTACGGCGAAGTGGTCGAAGTCAGCGCCATCATTGGCACCGGCAATCGTGGCGGTGTGGACATGGTTTGGGGTATGCAGCCAACCTATGGTCATTTTGGACTGGATCTGACCGGACCAACGGGCGGCGTTGTTCGGATCGACGATATTGTCATCGAAGATATCACCGACGTCTTTTTGCGCGACCTGATCAACACCGTCGATGTTCGCGACTATGGTGCGGTGGGCAATGGCACGACCGACGATAGTGCCGCCTTTGAAGCGGCGGATGCCGACGCTGACGGGCGCGAGATATTTGTTTCGAAAGGTACCTTTTACCTTGGGCAGTCGGTGACCCTGGACAATCGGGTCGCGTTCGAAGGGTCGGTGACGATGCCGGTGGATGCGATCCTGTCGCTGACCCGGAATTTTGACCTGCCGGCGTACATTGACGCTTTTGGTGGCGACGAGGAGATGGCGTTAAAAAAGGCAATCCAGTCGCTGCTGAACAACGCCGATCACGAGAGTCTGGATCTGGGCGGGCGGCGGGTGTCACTGACCGAGCAGTTGGACGTCCAGGCGGCGGTGCCGAACCGCGACAGCTATGCCCAGCGACGTGTGATCCGTAACGGCCAGTTGCGTGCCGAAACCAGCGGCACCTGGGATCCG is part of the Puniceibacterium sp. IMCC21224 genome and harbors:
- a CDS encoding lysine--tRNA ligase codes for the protein MSELRDAAMTSKAWPFEEARRVLKRYEKAPPEKGYVLFETGYGPSGLPHIGTFGEVARTTMIRQAFQLISDIPTRLICFSDDMDGMRKVPENVPDPRQLDEHLQKPLTSVPDPFGTHDSFGAHNNAMLRRFLDTFGFEYEFISATEFYASGQFDEILLRCAERYDELMAIMLKSLRDERQQTYSIFLPIHPETGRVLYVPIKNVDAAKGEITFDDQDGREWTLPLTGGKVKLQWKPDFGARWAALGVDFEMYGKDHSTNTPIYDGICRTLGVKAPEHFTYELFLDDQGQKISKSKGNGLSIDEWLTYASTESLSYFMYLKPKTAKRMHFDVIPKAVDEYHQQLRAYVTQDAAARVNNPVWHIHGGKVPESKMVVPFAMLLNLASVSGAEDKETLWGFIRRYAPDASPQTHADLDQAAGFAVRYYQDFVKPAKVFRAPDEKEAAAMRDLVERLRAYDGPVEDEALQSIVFAVGKEHGFEPLRDWFKALYEVLLGASQGPRFGGFVALYGIKDSIALIENALN
- a CDS encoding tellurite resistance TerB family protein, which produces MSPQDCLVALMIAVSASDEEMRTVELIVIQSVVDHLPIFVGYDGDRMSIMAQMVFDLLEQEDGLDALFGLIRDNLPERLFETAYALACDVAAADGMLDDSELRLLEEIRYELDLDRLHAAAIERSARVRHLRA
- a CDS encoding DUF4864 domain-containing protein: MTKGAVALPYSTFFDVERVMRGFMIGLIMAALFSGAALAQTSDNAEIQGTIRSQIDAFLADDLDRAFGYASPTIQGLFGSAGNFGKMVQQGYPMVWRPDDVRFGSLRQIEGNMWQQVIVRDGQGMTHVLDYQMVMQDGEWRIGGVQILQQPEVSA
- the dacB gene encoding D-alanyl-D-alanine carboxypeptidase/D-alanyl-D-alanine-endopeptidase, producing MMTRYTRRSFITAITSVAASAALPALANAPLTSLRPAARGEGFLQRTVIPVETLVSKARLDGAVGFAVADVATGRTLEDLSGDRGLPPASVAKALTASYALETLGTEHKFVTEVVAVGGVVDGVVQGDLVLAGGGDPTLDTDGLSRLAAGLKEAGIREVRGDFRVWGGLLPYTPTIDAEQPDHVGYSPAVSGLSLNYNRVHFEWRRGSNGYAVSMDARSATYRPDVTMARMQIVERKAPLYTYKDFGGRDDWTVAKGALGKGGARWLPVRQPELYAGQVFQTFAGSHGIKLGAPKKTATRPDGDVVAQLDSAPLRIILRDMLKWSTNLTAEMVGMATTLKRLGSVASLRESAQAMNDWAHDTMGLQHVALVDHSGLGDDSRVAASDMMAALIDVRKRLDLKPLLKSFALRDANRKVVSDHPLKVQAKTGTLNFVSGLAGFVDLPDGTELAFAIFAADMPRRDTLTRAQRERPEGASAWNSRAKTLQQGLIERWGTLYHG